Proteins from a single region of Apis mellifera strain DH4 linkage group LG7, Amel_HAv3.1, whole genome shotgun sequence:
- the LOC551405 gene encoding 4-nitrophenylphosphatase, giving the protein MAIPLDLREATTEQMQDFLNSFDIIFSDCDGVIWHLLNPIPGSILSLRKLQDLGKRLYLVSNNSNISIDEYIKRFKKYGLIVEPEQIIISVKVISSYLKKLKVSRKVVVLATLQFRESLKKDGFHTILPSFEINEQESLNTIKNIIHNQTCDDIDAVVLDFCNYDWGLIVFLLKCLNNESVHYITGCTDEYISYSCNEKIIGSGPFIDIISKYSKRSPIKCAKPSQVLKQYVFDTCNVQDPGRCLFIGDSIKTDMKFAHMCGFKKMFVDTGIETIKNAIKNEETCPHFYLPSLGMLYPIIDSLQKNISSKQNI; this is encoded by the exons ATGGCGATTCCCCTGGATTTGAGGGAAGCGACAACGGAACAGATGCAAGATTTCTTGAATTCATTTGACATCATCTTCTCCGATTGCGATG GTGTTATTTGGCATTTGTTAAACCCAATACCCGGATCGATTCTATCGCTTAGGAAATTACAAGATTTGGGCAAAAGGTTGTATCTAGTGTCGAACAACAGTAATATAAGTATAGATGAAtacataaaaagatttaagaaatatgGATTGATTGTCGAACCG gaacaaataataatcagTGTGAAGGTTATCAGCTCGTACCTGAAAAAGCTTAAAGTTTCAAGAAAAGTGGTAGTTTTAGCTACATTACAGTTCcgagaaagtttaaaaaaggaTGGGTTTCATACAATATTGCCATCT TTTGAAATCAACGAACAAGAATCATTGaacacgataaaaaatattattcataatcaaACATGTGATGATATTGATGCAGTCGTTcttgatttttgtaattatgatTGGGGCTTAATAGTATTTCTTCTCAAATGCCTGAATAACGAATCTGTTCATTACATCACTGGTTGCACAgacgaatatatttcttatagttGCAACGAGAAGATAATtg gtTCTGGACCctttatcgatataatttctaaatacagTAAAAGATCACCGATAAAATGCGCTAAACCTAGCCAAGTTCTAAAACAATATGTTTTTGATACTTGTAACGTGCAAGATCCAGGAAGATGTTTATTTATAGGTGATTC AATAAAAACCGATATGAAATTTGCCCATATGTgcggatttaaaaaaatgttcgtcGATACTGGTAtagaaactataaaaaatgcgataaaaaatgaagaaacttGCCCGCATTTCTATCTCCCTAGTTTGGGGATGCTATATCCTATTATCGATTCATTGCAGAAGAATATTTCTAGCAAGCAGAATATTTAA